One genomic window of Polyodon spathula isolate WHYD16114869_AA chromosome 8, ASM1765450v1, whole genome shotgun sequence includes the following:
- the LOC121319472 gene encoding serine/threonine-protein kinase 4-like — translation MEAVQMRNNPRRQLKKLSEDSLTKQPEEVFDVLEKLGEGSYGCVFKANYKETGEIVAIKQVPVESDLQEIIKEISIMQQCNSPHVVRYYGSYFKNTDLWIVMEYCGAGSVSDIIRLRNKTLTEEEIATILQSTLKGLEYLHFMRKIHRDIKAGNILLNTEGHAKLADFGVAGQLTDTMAKRNTVIGTPFWMAPEVIQEIGYNCVADIWSLGITTIEMAEGKPPYADIHPMRAIFMIPTNPPPTFRNPEAWSDNMNDFVKQCLVKNPENRATATQLLQHPFIKSAKPITILRDLINDSIEIKIKQDAQVREQDQDDEENSEEEEVDSGTMVRASSGSSGNSDTMRAAGTLNEGSNTMIQHDGTMESRMGTMVINAEEQEGEEEGEAGTMKRRDETMQPAKPSFLEYFEQKEKEIQANSHSNNSDRSNSSSDGWKVPPEGDFENMRSWTVEDLQTRLTSLDPMMEQEIEEIRQRYQAKRQPILDAIDAKKRRQKNF, via the exons ATGGAGGCGGTACAAATGAGGAACAACCCGCGCAG GCAACTAAAGAAGCTGAGTGAGGACAGCTTAACTAAACAACCAGAAGAAGTCTTTGATGTTTTGGAAAAACTGGGAGAAGG GTCCTATGGCTGCGTGTTTAAAGCGAATTATAAAGAAACGGGTGAGATTGTAGCAATCAAGCAGGTTCCCGTGGAGTCAGACCTGCAGGAAATCATTAAGGAAATCTCTATAATGCAGCAGTGTAACAG TCCTCACGTGGTGCGGTACTATGGAAGCTATTTTAAGAACACAGATTTGTGGATAGTTATGGAGTACTGTGGAGCAGGGTCTGTGTCAGACATAATCCGGCTAAGGAATAAAACG TTAACCGAAGAGGAGATCGCCACAATATTACAGTCGACTCTCAAAGGACTGGAATATCTGCACTTCATGAGAAAAATCCACAGAGATATCAAAGCTGGGAATATCCTGCTGAACACAGAAGGACATGCTAAACTGGCAGATTTCGGAGTGGCAGGTCAGCTAACG GATACTATGGCTAAACGCAACACTGTGATTGGCACTCCGTTTTGGATGGCGCCAGAAGTCATTCAGGAGATTGGATACAATTGTGTCGCGGATATCTGGTCTCTGGGAATAACGACCATAGAGATGGCAGAAGGGAAACCTCCATACGCAGATATTCATCCGATGAGG GCGATTTTCATGATCCCTACAAACCCTCCTCCTACGTTTAGGAATCCGGAAGCATGGTCTGATAACATGAATGATTTTGTGAAGCAGTGCCTTGTGAAGAACCCAGAAAACAGAGCCACAGCCACACAGCTGCTGCAG CACCCCTTTATAAAGAGTGCCAAACCCATCACGATTCTCCGAGATCTGATCAATGATTCCATAGAGATCAAAATCAAACAGGATGCTCAGGTCCGTGAGCAGGACCAAGACGATGAAGAGAACTCC GAGGAAGAGGAAGTGGACTCAGGCACCATGGTGAGAGCGAGCTCGGGGAGCTCGGGGAACTCGGACACGATGCGAGCGGCCGGCACACTGAACGAGGGATCCAACACCATGATCCAGCACGACGGCACCATGGAGTCCCGCATGGGCACCATGGTGATCAACGCTGAGGagcaggagggggaggaggagggggaggcaGGCACCATGAAGA GGAGAGACGAGACTATGCAGCCTGCCAAGCCCTCCTTCCTGGAGTACTTTGAGCAGAAGGAGAAAGAGATCCAAGCTAACAGCCACAGCAACAACAGCGACCGCAGCAACAGCTCTTCAGATGGCTGGAAAGTACCTCCGGAGGGAGACTTTGAAAAT ATGAGAAGCTGGACGGTGGAGGACCTGCAGACCAGGCTGACCTCCCTCGACCCGATGATGGAGCAGGAAATCGAGGAGATCCGGCAGAGGTACCAGGCGAAAAGGCAGCCCATCCTCGACGCCATCGACGCCAAGAAACGCAGGCAGAAGAACTTCTGA
- the LOC121319477 gene encoding cytochrome c oxidase subunit 6C-1-like, which yields MSAGTLVKPAMRGLLGKRLRFHLAIAFTLSLAAAAGFKFAVTEPRKQAYAEFYKNYDAIKEFEAMREAGVFQSVRPKGQ from the exons ATGTCTGCAGGAACACTGGTTAAACCCGCAATGCGCGGTCTGCTCGGTAAACGTTTACGATTCCACCTGGCTATTGCGTTCACGCTGTctttggcagcagcagcaggatttaAG TTTGCAGTAACAGAACCCAGGAAACAGGCGTACGCAGAGTTCTACAAGAACTACGATGCCATAAAAGAGTTTGAAGCAATGAGGGAGGCTGGTGTGTTTCAGAGTGTGCGGCCCAAAGGCCAGTAA